One Paraburkholderia kururiensis DNA window includes the following coding sequences:
- a CDS encoding phosphonate utilization associated transcriptional regulator: MTENMQPESVDVIEVVRRHSLTALVRDEIERHIVERALAPGEKLNEADWAARLGVSRGPVREAFRALEQAGLVRTEKNRGVFVRTVSLAEADEIYAVRAVLEEAACRRLAGCIDAMHVACLRRCVETMREALDAHDHDAYARANVTFHDAIVAGAGNAKLYETYRRLVGELSLFRRAALAARADAMERSLAEHRDILTALASRDADRAAALMRAHVEGGRRRAHEACEGTVHNACVAGRGGIERM, from the coding sequence ATGACTGAAAATATGCAACCCGAGTCTGTCGACGTTATCGAGGTGGTGCGCAGGCATTCGCTCACGGCGCTCGTGCGCGACGAAATCGAGCGGCACATCGTGGAGAGGGCGCTCGCGCCCGGCGAGAAGCTCAACGAAGCGGATTGGGCGGCGCGACTCGGCGTATCGCGCGGGCCGGTGCGCGAGGCTTTCCGGGCGCTGGAACAGGCGGGGCTTGTGCGCACCGAGAAGAATCGCGGCGTGTTCGTGCGCACCGTATCGCTCGCCGAGGCCGACGAGATTTACGCCGTGCGCGCGGTGCTCGAAGAGGCGGCGTGCCGGAGGCTGGCGGGCTGTATCGATGCCATGCATGTCGCGTGCTTGCGCCGTTGCGTCGAAACGATGCGCGAGGCGCTCGATGCGCACGATCACGATGCCTATGCGCGCGCCAACGTGACGTTTCACGACGCCATCGTGGCGGGCGCGGGCAACGCGAAGCTGTATGAAACGTATCGGCGGCTCGTGGGGGAACTGAGCCTTTTTCGCCGCGCGGCGCTCGCGGCGCGGGCCGACGCGATGGAACGGTCGCTCGCGGAACATCGGGATATCTTGACGGCGCTCGCCTCGCGCGACGCCGACCGTGCGGCGGCGCTGATGCGCGCGCACGTGGAGGGCGGGCGGCGCCGGGCGCATGAAGCATGCGAAGGGACGGTGCACAACGCGTGCGTCGCGGGCCGGGGTGGCATCGAGCGAATGTAA
- the phnV gene encoding 2-aminoethylphosphonate ABC transport system, membrane component PhnV, producing the protein MDSALPAPAPAPAAAEPAVLPPLHRRACAVQRSLPARIAGGALLALAALLCFWLFVLPVIVVALSSVASHWSGTIFPDGFSTRWFERLSSSDFDALTTSLEIGFGVSVLGTALGLWLALALEGRDRRGLGAVLDTVAMMPNGVPSVVLGLAVLIAYHKAPVDLSSSAAIVVLVQLALVLPFCYRCAAAALRPELTVLREAAASLGAPPSMVLRRVVLPQLVPAIRASLALGFALSLGELGATLTVYPPGFATVPIVVVGQVERGYYLPASALSLILLLASLAALLLIAASAPRRRTD; encoded by the coding sequence ATGGATTCCGCTTTGCCGGCGCCGGCGCCGGCGCCGGCCGCCGCGGAGCCGGCCGTGCTGCCGCCGCTGCATCGTCGCGCATGCGCCGTGCAGCGCAGCCTGCCGGCGCGCATCGCGGGCGGCGCGCTGCTCGCGCTTGCCGCACTGCTGTGCTTCTGGCTCTTCGTGCTGCCCGTGATCGTGGTGGCGCTCTCGAGCGTCGCCTCGCACTGGTCCGGCACGATCTTCCCCGACGGCTTCAGCACGCGCTGGTTCGAGCGCCTCTCGTCGAGCGACTTCGACGCGTTGACGACGAGCCTCGAGATCGGCTTCGGCGTCTCGGTGCTGGGCACGGCGCTCGGGCTGTGGCTTGCGCTGGCGCTCGAAGGCCGCGACCGGCGCGGCCTCGGCGCCGTGCTCGACACCGTGGCGATGATGCCCAACGGCGTGCCGAGCGTCGTGCTCGGTCTCGCGGTGCTGATTGCGTATCACAAGGCGCCGGTCGATCTGTCGAGTTCCGCGGCGATCGTCGTGCTTGTGCAGCTCGCGCTGGTGCTGCCGTTCTGTTATCGCTGCGCGGCTGCCGCGCTGCGGCCGGAACTCACGGTGCTGAGGGAAGCGGCGGCCAGCCTGGGTGCGCCGCCTTCGATGGTGCTGCGCCGCGTGGTGCTGCCGCAGCTGGTGCCGGCTATCCGCGCGAGTCTCGCGCTCGGCTTCGCGCTTTCGCTCGGCGAACTCGGTGCGACGCTCACGGTTTATCCGCCGGGCTTCGCGACGGTGCCGATCGTCGTGGTGGGCCAGGTGGAGCGTGGCTACTACCTGCCGGCGTCCGCGCTGTCGCTGATTCTTCTGCTGGCCTCGCTGGCGGCGTTGCTGCTGATCGCCGCGAGCGCACCGCGTCGCCGCACGGATTGA
- the phnU gene encoding 2-aminoethylphosphonate ABC transporter permease subunit — protein MSSLFNPEIRPEAPAADAAGARRAAMAASHAAAVRRRERLAQGHLLLLAVIVLGPLVIYPLVRLVLLSLTGPHGLSLHAYAAFFQNPESRGVIGTTLWVLFASASIASVLGVALAAILFFKPFPGARLVTRFLELFVAFPSFLVAFTLIFLYGSQGSVSIALQKLLHLDSASFDFLFGIGGVILAEVVFYSPFVVRPTLASFALLDMRLVEAARSLGASGWMVAARVVLPLAWPGIAAGTILCFLLTLNEFGILLVLGSAHLVTLPVAIYSSATVDLDLPMAAAGAVVMLAMSLSLYALYRRVNRRRAEGAGDGK, from the coding sequence ATGTCGTCCTTGTTCAACCCTGAGATCCGTCCTGAAGCGCCGGCAGCCGACGCGGCCGGCGCCCGCCGGGCCGCGATGGCGGCTTCGCATGCCGCGGCGGTGCGGCGTCGCGAGCGGCTTGCGCAAGGGCATCTGCTGTTGCTCGCCGTGATCGTGCTGGGACCGCTCGTGATCTATCCGCTCGTGCGGCTCGTGCTGCTGAGCCTCACGGGGCCGCACGGTCTGAGCCTGCACGCCTATGCCGCGTTCTTCCAGAACCCGGAATCGCGCGGCGTGATCGGCACGACGCTGTGGGTGCTGTTCGCGAGCGCGAGCATCGCGTCGGTGCTGGGCGTGGCGCTCGCGGCCATCCTGTTCTTCAAGCCGTTCCCGGGCGCGCGGCTCGTCACGCGCTTCCTCGAACTGTTCGTCGCGTTCCCATCGTTTCTCGTCGCCTTCACGCTGATCTTCCTGTACGGCTCGCAGGGCTCCGTGAGCATCGCGCTGCAAAAGCTGCTGCATCTGGATTCCGCGTCGTTCGATTTCCTCTTCGGCATCGGCGGCGTGATTCTGGCCGAGGTCGTGTTCTATTCGCCGTTCGTGGTGCGTCCGACGCTGGCGTCGTTCGCGCTGCTCGACATGCGGCTCGTCGAGGCGGCGCGCAGCCTCGGCGCGAGCGGCTGGATGGTGGCCGCGCGCGTGGTGCTGCCGCTCGCGTGGCCCGGCATCGCGGCGGGCACCATTCTTTGCTTCCTGCTCACGCTCAACGAGTTCGGCATTCTGCTCGTGCTGGGCAGCGCGCATCTCGTGACGCTGCCGGTCGCCATCTACAGCTCCGCGACCGTGGACCTCGACCTGCCGATGGCCGCGGCGGGCGCGGTCGTGATGCTCGCGATGTCGCTCTCGCTCTATGCGCTGTACCGGCGCGTGAATCGACGCAGGGCGGAAGGAGCGGGCGATGGAAAGTGA
- the phnT gene encoding 2-aminoethylphosphonate ABC transport system ATP-binding subunit PhnT — protein sequence MAASSLAGAAGLDIPAAWAAGGAAGVEIEHLTVRFGSRTVLDDLSLTIARGELLTVLGRSGCGKTTLLRFIAGFIEADGLTGTLTVAGRDLTHVPPHRRNLGLLFQSYALFPHLSVFENVAFGLRARRIASKEIARRVADALKLVQLGDAGHVMPAQLSGGMQQRVALARALVIEPDVLLLDEPLSALDANLRASVRSELKALHERLPNLTIVCVTHDQDDALVLSDRTLLMRDGRIAQLGTPQALYDTPNDAYVARYLGPANLLPPHVAFPLGDPRHVERDRLACLRPESLRIVPLGEGPLHGTIASVEWYGPVLSVSVTLDAWPAEPVLVTAQRGVGMAPERGARVSLRYEADDVVLVQP from the coding sequence GTGGCCGCGTCGTCGTTGGCGGGCGCGGCGGGCCTCGATATACCCGCGGCCTGGGCTGCCGGGGGCGCGGCGGGTGTGGAGATCGAGCACCTCACGGTGCGCTTCGGCTCGCGCACGGTGCTGGACGATCTCTCGCTCACCATCGCGCGCGGCGAACTGCTCACGGTGCTGGGCCGCAGCGGCTGCGGCAAGACGACGTTGCTGCGCTTCATCGCGGGTTTCATCGAAGCGGACGGCCTGACGGGCACGCTCACGGTTGCGGGTCGCGACCTGACTCACGTGCCGCCGCATCGCCGCAATCTGGGACTGCTGTTCCAGAGCTACGCGCTGTTTCCGCATCTCTCGGTGTTCGAAAATGTCGCGTTCGGCTTGCGGGCGCGGCGCATTGCATCGAAGGAAATCGCGCGGCGCGTGGCCGATGCGCTCAAGCTCGTGCAACTCGGCGATGCGGGCCACGTGATGCCCGCGCAGCTTTCGGGCGGCATGCAGCAGCGCGTGGCGCTTGCGCGCGCGCTCGTGATCGAGCCCGACGTGCTGCTGCTCGACGAGCCGCTGTCAGCGCTCGACGCGAACCTGCGCGCCTCCGTGCGCTCCGAACTCAAGGCGCTGCACGAGCGGCTGCCGAATCTCACGATCGTCTGCGTGACGCACGACCAGGACGATGCGCTCGTGCTGTCCGACCGCACGCTGCTGATGCGCGATGGCCGCATCGCACAGCTCGGCACGCCGCAGGCGCTGTACGACACGCCCAACGACGCCTACGTGGCGCGCTACCTGGGGCCGGCTAATCTGCTGCCGCCGCACGTGGCTTTTCCGCTGGGCGACCCGCGTCACGTCGAACGCGACCGTCTTGCGTGCCTGCGTCCCGAAAGCCTGCGCATCGTGCCGCTCGGCGAAGGGCCGTTGCACGGCACGATTGCGTCCGTCGAATGGTATGGGCCGGTGCTTTCGGTTTCGGTCACGCTCGACGCGTGGCCGGCCGAACCGGTGCTCGTCACGGCCCAGCGCGGCGTAGGGATGGCGCCGGAGCGCGGCGCACGCGTGTCACTGCGTTACGAGGCAGACGATGTCGTCCTTGTTCAACCCTGA
- the phnS gene encoding 2-aminoethylphosphonate ABC transporter substrate-binding protein encodes MTMKHSLLASAVRKLVPLLAAAALMEGAVMPAHAADAVVLYTADGLENLYRDVLPAFEKKEGVKVNIVTAGSGEVVNRATIEKDAPKADVIVTLPPFIQQAAQGGLLQNYQSVNYKNVPAIAKASDGAWATFVNNYFSFAINPEVVKTQPKTFADLLHPDYSGKVAYSNPATAGDGMAVIILTTSLMGEDKAFDYLKKLEQSAKFHTKGTGYLDVLLSRNEIAVANGDLQMDLDDAANGGLSLKPVFLAAESNGQPTTFQLPYAIGLIKNGPNQAGGKKLIDYLMSKDVQEKVPDVFGIPARTDVPLSGKNGETVKQAIAGVKLIPVDWNQVMTKKADWTTRWKNDVIGSSGKQTEVVKPKQ; translated from the coding sequence ATGACAATGAAGCATTCCCTTCTCGCAAGCGCCGTCCGCAAGCTGGTGCCGCTGCTCGCGGCTGCGGCCTTGATGGAAGGCGCCGTGATGCCGGCCCACGCAGCCGACGCAGTCGTGCTGTACACGGCCGACGGGCTCGAAAATCTCTACCGCGACGTACTGCCGGCCTTCGAGAAGAAGGAAGGCGTGAAGGTGAACATCGTGACGGCCGGTAGCGGCGAAGTGGTGAACCGCGCGACCATCGAAAAGGATGCGCCGAAGGCCGACGTGATCGTCACGCTGCCGCCGTTCATCCAGCAGGCGGCGCAGGGCGGCCTGCTGCAGAACTATCAGAGCGTGAACTACAAGAACGTGCCGGCCATCGCGAAGGCGTCGGACGGCGCGTGGGCCACGTTCGTCAACAACTACTTCTCGTTCGCGATCAATCCGGAAGTCGTGAAGACCCAGCCGAAGACGTTCGCCGATCTGCTGCACCCGGACTACAGCGGCAAGGTCGCGTACTCGAACCCGGCCACGGCGGGCGACGGCATGGCGGTGATCATTCTCACCACGTCGCTGATGGGCGAGGACAAGGCATTCGACTACCTGAAGAAGCTCGAACAAAGCGCGAAGTTCCACACCAAGGGCACGGGCTACCTCGACGTGCTGCTCTCGCGTAACGAGATCGCGGTGGCCAACGGCGACCTGCAGATGGATCTGGACGACGCCGCGAACGGCGGCCTCTCGCTGAAGCCGGTGTTCCTTGCCGCGGAGTCGAACGGCCAGCCCACCACGTTCCAGCTGCCGTACGCGATCGGCCTCATCAAGAATGGTCCGAACCAGGCGGGCGGCAAGAAGCTGATCGACTATCTGATGTCGAAGGACGTGCAGGAGAAGGTGCCCGACGTGTTCGGCATTCCGGCGCGCACCGACGTGCCGCTCTCGGGCAAGAACGGCGAAACCGTGAAGCAGGCGATTGCGGGCGTGAAGCTGATTCCCGTGGACTGGAACCAGGTGATGACGAAGAAGGCCGACTGGACCACGCGCTGGAAGAACGACGTGATCGGCAGCTCGGGCAAGCAGACGGAAGTCGTGAAACCGAAGCAGTAA
- a CDS encoding 2-aminoethylphosphonate--pyruvate transaminase, whose translation MLILGNDPVLLTPGPLTTSPATREAMLRDWGSWDAAFNRITQSVCADLVQIVHGENDYVCVPLQGSGTFSVEAAIGTLVPRNGCVLVPDNGAYCARIVRILERMGIAHVALPLGEDEPATAAAVEDALNRDSRITHVALVHLETSAGLLNPLDAIAAVCKRHGKRLIVDAMSSFGALPIDLRDGGIDAVISASGKCLEGVPGMGFVIVRRTLLEECAGRSPSLALDLHDQYVYLRKTAQWRFTPPTHVVAALRHALDRFAAEGGQPARGARYTRNCAVLIEGMRDLGFEPFLRPDVQAPVIVTFHAPRDPAWRFADFYAAVREAGYILYPGKLTQVETFRVGCIGAIDANEMHNAVAAIGRTVAALGLHVR comes from the coding sequence ATGTTGATTCTCGGAAACGATCCCGTCCTGCTCACGCCCGGTCCGCTCACCACGTCGCCCGCGACGCGCGAGGCGATGCTGCGCGACTGGGGCTCCTGGGACGCGGCCTTCAACCGCATCACGCAAAGCGTCTGCGCCGATCTCGTGCAGATCGTACATGGCGAAAATGACTACGTCTGCGTGCCGCTGCAGGGCAGCGGCACCTTCTCCGTGGAAGCCGCCATCGGCACGCTCGTGCCGCGCAACGGCTGCGTGCTGGTGCCCGACAACGGCGCCTACTGCGCGCGCATCGTGCGCATTCTGGAGCGCATGGGCATTGCTCACGTGGCGCTGCCGCTCGGCGAAGACGAACCCGCGACGGCCGCCGCCGTGGAAGACGCGCTGAATCGCGACTCGCGCATCACGCACGTCGCGCTCGTGCATCTGGAAACGAGCGCGGGCCTGCTCAATCCGCTCGATGCCATCGCCGCCGTGTGCAAGCGGCACGGCAAGCGGCTGATCGTGGACGCGATGAGTTCGTTCGGCGCGCTGCCCATCGATCTGCGCGACGGCGGCATCGACGCCGTGATCTCGGCGAGCGGCAAATGTCTGGAGGGCGTGCCCGGCATGGGCTTCGTGATCGTGCGGCGCACGCTGCTGGAGGAATGCGCGGGACGCTCGCCGTCGCTCGCGCTGGATCTGCACGACCAGTACGTCTACCTGCGGAAGACCGCGCAGTGGCGCTTCACGCCGCCCACGCACGTGGTCGCGGCGTTGCGCCATGCGCTCGACCGCTTCGCGGCCGAAGGCGGCCAGCCCGCTCGCGGCGCGCGCTACACGCGCAACTGCGCGGTGCTGATAGAAGGCATGAGGGACCTGGGCTTCGAGCCGTTTCTACGGCCCGACGTGCAGGCGCCCGTGATCGTGACGTTCCACGCGCCGCGCGACCCGGCATGGCGTTTCGCGGATTTCTACGCCGCCGTGCGCGAAGCGGGCTACATCCTCTACCCCGGCAAGCTCACCCAGGTGGAGACGTTTCGCGTGGGCTGCATCGGCGCCATCGACGCCAACGAGATGCACAACGCCGTCGCCGCGATCGGCCGTACGGTGGCGGCGCTCGGGCTGCACGTCAGGTAA
- a CDS encoding DeoR/GlpR family DNA-binding transcription regulator, with the protein MLAEQRHQYILTQVAKHGALSVAELVRELNVSRETIRRDLNTLAGRGLIVTTHGGALSNERREPDLDVREAANASAKRAIGERAAQLVPDGVSVIIDSGSTTHAVARALTAHHRLTVYTNDWRIALLLGRRNDNHVTLLGGELSDSEDATFGLDTVQQLAQYHADFAFVGAGGITAEGYLTDYSRMVAEVRSRMLGAAGTAIVVADHSKFGRITPVRINGFETVRYVVTELAPERAIAKAITARGPEIVVA; encoded by the coding sequence ATGCTTGCAGAACAACGTCATCAATACATCCTTACGCAGGTCGCGAAGCACGGCGCACTCTCGGTGGCCGAACTGGTACGCGAACTGAACGTCTCGCGCGAGACCATCCGGCGCGATCTCAATACCTTGGCGGGCCGCGGCCTGATCGTGACGACGCATGGCGGCGCACTCTCCAACGAGCGTCGCGAGCCCGACCTCGACGTGCGCGAAGCCGCGAATGCCAGCGCGAAGCGCGCCATCGGTGAACGCGCGGCGCAACTGGTGCCCGACGGCGTGTCCGTCATCATCGATTCGGGCAGCACCACGCATGCGGTGGCGCGCGCGCTCACGGCGCACCACCGGCTCACCGTCTATACGAACGACTGGCGCATCGCGCTGCTGCTGGGCCGCCGCAACGACAATCACGTGACGCTCCTCGGCGGCGAACTTTCGGACAGCGAAGACGCCACCTTCGGGCTCGACACCGTGCAGCAGCTCGCGCAGTACCACGCCGATTTCGCGTTCGTGGGCGCGGGCGGCATCACGGCCGAAGGCTACCTGACCGACTATTCGCGGATGGTGGCCGAGGTGCGCAGCCGCATGCTGGGCGCGGCCGGCACGGCCATCGTGGTGGCCGACCATTCGAAGTTCGGACGCATCACGCCCGTGCGCATCAACGGCTTCGAAACCGTGCGTTACGTCGTGACCGAACTCGCGCCGGAGCGCGCCATCGCGAAGGCGATCACGGCGCGCGGCCCGGAAATCGTGGTGGCGTGA
- a CDS encoding ABC1 kinase family protein, with product MRSLFRRFLLVLCALRYGARLLWRAAPEHHKLHWFVTLLSGMHEAGSAPPGLAAALPRLAPVAGAFAQALAAHPELAQSTLHDALDAVAHLEEPLPPAAAEAALHTAFGRPLADLFTSIDLTPVHTGFCEQTHIAQLAVPVNGHRTVAIKLLRAHEVEQVGDEAALLRGAAHWMERFFPAARRLDAQALADAFTQDIQRRFDLREQAASLSQTGRQFEGDTRLVVPDVIWELCTARTLVVQHVEAVPALDIATLHAHHVNVAEVAVHLIEVVTQQAFEHGFFHAALDARRVRVSVEPESRGRLVLAEFAVMSSLSSPERDFFVHGATALFEQDYGRLAQIHQAAGHVPAATRTEQLEAELRTRSEAHFAAAPEDRSAGAAFHHLLHAVQPFDGAVPARLVTAQRAFSQAETLARTLHPEIDSWNVARGVLADIARRDLGHRGWITRLSRELPHLAHMVPRMPQLLVRYLEHEHRADRHDARLRLAAEIRREHRRTRALLWACALCGGVLGASAIVLTVVR from the coding sequence ATGCGTTCACTGTTCCGTCGCTTCCTGCTCGTCCTCTGTGCCTTGCGTTATGGCGCCCGCCTGCTCTGGCGCGCGGCGCCCGAGCATCACAAGCTCCACTGGTTCGTCACGCTGCTCTCGGGCATGCACGAGGCCGGCAGCGCGCCGCCGGGACTCGCCGCCGCGCTGCCGCGTCTCGCGCCGGTCGCCGGTGCCTTCGCGCAGGCCCTCGCCGCGCATCCCGAACTGGCGCAAAGCACGCTGCACGACGCGCTCGACGCCGTCGCGCATCTCGAAGAGCCCCTTCCCCCGGCCGCCGCCGAGGCCGCGCTGCACACCGCCTTCGGCCGCCCGCTCGCCGACCTCTTCACCTCGATCGATCTCACGCCCGTGCACACGGGCTTCTGCGAGCAGACTCACATCGCGCAGCTCGCGGTGCCGGTCAACGGTCATCGCACTGTGGCGATCAAGCTGTTGCGCGCGCACGAAGTCGAGCAGGTGGGCGACGAAGCCGCGCTGCTGCGCGGCGCCGCGCACTGGATGGAACGCTTCTTCCCCGCCGCGCGCAGGCTCGACGCGCAGGCACTCGCGGACGCGTTCACGCAGGACATCCAGCGCCGCTTCGATCTGCGCGAGCAGGCCGCAAGCCTCAGCCAGACCGGCCGGCAGTTCGAAGGCGACACGCGCCTCGTGGTGCCCGACGTGATCTGGGAACTGTGCACGGCGCGCACGCTCGTCGTGCAGCACGTCGAAGCGGTGCCGGCTCTCGACATCGCGACGCTGCACGCACACCACGTGAACGTGGCCGAAGTGGCCGTGCATCTGATCGAGGTCGTGACGCAGCAGGCGTTCGAACACGGCTTCTTCCACGCGGCGCTCGACGCCCGACGCGTGCGCGTAAGCGTCGAGCCCGAGAGCCGCGGGCGACTCGTGCTGGCCGAGTTCGCGGTGATGTCGAGCCTTTCGTCGCCGGAGCGCGACTTCTTCGTTCACGGCGCCACCGCGCTCTTCGAACAGGATTACGGACGGCTTGCGCAGATCCACCAGGCCGCCGGCCACGTGCCCGCGGCCACGCGCACGGAGCAGCTCGAAGCCGAATTGCGCACGCGCAGCGAGGCCCATTTCGCAGCGGCTCCCGAAGACCGTTCAGCGGGCGCGGCGTTCCACCATCTGCTGCACGCGGTCCAGCCGTTCGACGGCGCCGTGCCCGCGCGGCTCGTCACGGCGCAGCGGGCCTTCAGCCAGGCCGAAACGCTTGCGCGCACCCTTCATCCCGAGATCGACTCATGGAACGTTGCGCGCGGCGTGCTGGCCGATATCGCGCGGCGCGACCTGGGGCATCGCGGCTGGATCACGCGGCTCTCGCGCGAACTGCCGCACCTCGCGCACATGGTGCCGCGCATGCCGCAACTGCTCGTGCGCTATCTGGAGCACGAGCATCGCGCGGATCGCCATGACGCACGGCTGCGGCTGGCCGCGGAAATCCGCCGCGAGCATCGGCGCACGCGTGCGCTGCTGTGGGCGTGCGCGCTCTGCGGCGGTGTGCTGGGCGCCAGCGCGATCGTGCTGACGGTGGTTCGCTGA
- a CDS encoding FAD-binding oxidoreductase, whose protein sequence is MTDSSAAASLLSTIAALREALGSDAVRTGDAIGERSMTDWTHHAPARPAALLLPRTTEDVSRALAICNEAHQPVVPQGGMTGLAAGAVARATDIAMALDRLAGVEEIDRAAATLTVRAGTTLQAAQEAAEAAGFELALDLGARGSCQIGGNLATNAGGNRVIQSGTAREQVLGLEVVLASGAVLSSMNKMVKNNTGYDLKQLFIGSEGTLGIITRAVLRLQPRRAARHTALVALESYDAVVSLLRRLSARVGNDIGAFEIMWPDFFDFGVALTAGGRSPFATAHPLYALVEHTSFDAADDGERFATLLGEALEDGAVRDAVIAQTVADARALWAIRECTAEFPARLDPINFDVSLPIGDIGHFVDHCRAELDRRWPGNRSYFFGHIGDSNLHVTVDGHSVPGVSHHDVYAFVYAMLAPYGGSVSAEHGIGLLKREFLAVSRSSEELAAMVAIKRALDPNGILNPGKVI, encoded by the coding sequence ATGACGGATTCGAGCGCGGCCGCTTCGCTTCTATCGACCATCGCCGCGCTGCGCGAGGCGCTGGGCAGCGACGCGGTGCGCACCGGCGACGCGATCGGCGAGCGGTCCATGACGGACTGGACGCATCACGCGCCGGCGCGGCCCGCGGCGCTGCTGCTGCCGCGCACGACCGAAGACGTGTCCCGGGCGCTCGCCATCTGCAACGAGGCGCATCAGCCCGTGGTGCCGCAAGGCGGCATGACAGGACTCGCGGCAGGCGCCGTGGCGCGCGCAACCGACATCGCGATGGCGCTCGACCGTCTCGCGGGCGTGGAAGAGATCGACCGCGCCGCGGCCACGCTCACCGTGCGCGCGGGCACCACGCTGCAGGCGGCCCAGGAAGCGGCCGAAGCAGCGGGCTTCGAGCTTGCGCTCGATCTCGGCGCACGCGGCTCGTGCCAGATCGGCGGCAATCTCGCGACGAATGCGGGCGGCAATCGCGTGATCCAGTCGGGCACGGCCCGCGAGCAGGTGCTCGGGCTCGAGGTAGTGCTCGCGAGCGGCGCCGTGCTGAGTTCGATGAACAAGATGGTGAAGAACAACACCGGCTACGACCTGAAGCAGCTTTTCATCGGCTCCGAAGGCACGCTCGGCATCATCACGCGCGCCGTGCTGCGCCTGCAACCGCGACGTGCCGCTCGGCATACGGCCCTTGTCGCGCTCGAAAGCTACGACGCCGTGGTGAGTCTGCTGCGGCGGCTGTCGGCGCGGGTGGGCAACGACATCGGCGCGTTCGAAATCATGTGGCCGGACTTCTTCGACTTCGGCGTCGCGCTCACGGCGGGCGGACGTTCGCCGTTCGCCACGGCGCACCCGCTCTATGCGCTCGTGGAGCACACGAGCTTCGATGCCGCCGACGACGGCGAACGGTTCGCGACGCTGCTGGGCGAGGCGCTGGAAGACGGCGCCGTCCGCGATGCCGTGATCGCACAGACGGTGGCCGATGCGCGTGCGCTCTGGGCCATCCGCGAATGCACGGCGGAGTTTCCCGCGCGGCTCGATCCCATCAATTTCGACGTGAGCCTGCCCATCGGCGACATCGGGCACTTCGTCGATCATTGCCGCGCGGAGCTGGACCGTCGCTGGCCGGGCAATCGCTCGTACTTCTTCGGGCACATCGGCGACTCGAATCTGCACGTGACCGTCGACGGTCACTCGGTGCCCGGCGTCTCGCATCACGACGTCTATGCGTTTGTCTACGCGATGCTGGCGCCGTACGGCGGCTCGGTGTCCGCCGAGCACGGCATCGGGCTGCTCAAGCGCGAGTTCCTGGCGGTGTCGCGCTCGTCCGAAGAGCTGGCCGCGATGGTCGCGATCAAGCGCGCGCTCGACCCGAACGGCATTCTGAATCCGGGGAAGGTGATCTAG
- a CDS encoding isopenicillin N synthase family dioxygenase: MPSVATIPVIDFAGVRAGDAAALARAGREIYDACTTIGFFYIVNHGVPQHVIDAAEEAAHTFFAFPVETKRRAAVNKRHRGFNSLGDATMYQATRPDYKEFFSIGLELPEDDPDVLAGQALRGPNNWPDFMPSLQPVLYGYYEAVAQCGADLLRAVAVGLGIDEHFFASRYTKRMQRTQMVYYPPQPPQSDEDQFGVAPHTDYGCITLLWQDQVGGLQVREIANETWVDAPPMPGSFVVNVGDLLARWTNDRFRSTLHRVINASGRERYSIATFYDPTYSATVDPRDLGTAAADVRYPPVAAGDYILGRINDSMGYRKKLAAQQQEQPGQQEKTA, from the coding sequence ATGCCGTCCGTTGCCACCATCCCCGTAATCGACTTTGCCGGCGTGCGCGCGGGCGACGCTGCCGCTCTCGCGCGCGCCGGCCGCGAGATTTACGACGCGTGCACGACGATCGGCTTCTTCTACATCGTGAATCACGGCGTGCCGCAGCACGTGATCGACGCGGCCGAGGAAGCGGCCCACACGTTCTTCGCGTTTCCGGTGGAGACGAAGCGGCGCGCGGCGGTCAACAAGCGGCACCGCGGCTTCAATTCGCTCGGCGACGCCACGATGTACCAGGCCACGCGCCCCGACTACAAGGAGTTCTTCAGCATCGGCCTGGAGTTGCCCGAAGACGATCCCGACGTGCTCGCGGGTCAGGCCTTGCGCGGGCCGAACAACTGGCCGGACTTCATGCCGTCGCTGCAACCGGTGCTGTACGGCTACTACGAAGCCGTCGCGCAGTGCGGCGCAGATCTGTTGCGCGCGGTGGCCGTGGGGCTCGGCATCGACGAGCACTTCTTCGCCTCGCGCTATACGAAGCGGATGCAGCGCACGCAGATGGTTTATTACCCGCCGCAGCCGCCGCAGTCCGACGAAGACCAGTTCGGCGTCGCGCCGCACACGGACTACGGCTGCATCACGCTCTTGTGGCAAGACCAGGTGGGCGGGCTTCAGGTGCGCGAGATCGCGAACGAAACCTGGGTCGATGCGCCGCCCATGCCGGGCAGCTTCGTCGTGAACGTGGGCGATCTGCTCGCGCGCTGGACCAACGACCGCTTCCGCTCCACGCTGCACCGCGTGATCAATGCATCGGGCCGCGAGCGCTATTCGATCGCCACGTTCTACGACCCCACGTACAGTGCGACGGTGGACCCGCGCGATCTGGGCACCGCGGCTGCGGACGTGCGCTATCCGCCCGTCGCGGCGGGTGACTACATCCTTGGGCGCATCAACGATTCGATGGGCTATCGCAAGAAGCTCGCGGCCCAGCAGCAGGAACAACCAGGACAGCAGGAGAAAACAGCATGA